The Fusarium poae strain DAOMC 252244 chromosome 2, whole genome shotgun sequence nucleotide sequence ACCATGATGACGGCGAAGTTGACCATGGCTTGTGAGTGAGCACGGAAGCATTGCTGCAACTCGGGACTAGCTATTGGAGCAAGAGTTCCGTTAGTGAATGAACCTGAGATATTAGTAATGACAAGATAAATGATCGACATACACAGGTGAATATCTCTGTGGATCTGTGATCCCAAGCACAAGACCGCAATTTGGAATAAAGCAATTCCACCGTACTTGAGGACTAGTAATCGttagtaaaaataagttgTTTATAATCTGTGATGATGTACTAACATGGCGACCACCAAATAGCAGCAAaattctcatcatcaggctTCATGTTGTTCGAGTTGAGTCGAGTTGACTTGTGGGAAAACTgttgaaaagaaaaggtgaTTGGAGTAAGGAATGAAGGCAGAGAAAAGGACCACCTGTTTAATTTAAGGGAAATGGAAAGAATTTGTAAAGGTAAAAGATAGTTCGTTGCGCTGATTTGTGTGAAGTTTATATAAGGAGACGAGAAGTGGTTGTTGTGAGAGCTTTGAtccttttactttataaagcaCTCCGCCTCAAATATTCTTCTAAACCATAGCACCAGCGATGCGATTCTTAATCTATGCTCAAGATCGAACACTATGGACTTTCAGTCACTATCAACAATCACTCCAGGCATGCCTGGTAGATCGCCCATCATGGAAGCGACCTCTTTGGATCCCTTCTGTGTGATATGTAAGAACTCACCTTCTTTTGGAAGATCTTCATATCAATACTAAACGACAATTAGATCTGGCCGTACACTTCTCGTTACTCGTTGTTCTCCCTCATTACATGTTCACACGCCTTCACCATGGGCCAACCTTACATCATAGTAAGTACAGAGCCTGCCCCCCTATTTTATATTGGTTCACTTGCtaagtaagtaataaaagGAAATCCAGTCACTCTTAGGAAAGAGGTCAAACTAATCAGAAGGGTGACCATGATCATGTGGGCTACAGTGACTTTTGTGTGGATTGACTCGATGGTGCATTTCGGATTCGACCCTAAGGCTCAGGGGTGGTTGCTTCTACTTCTTGTGCTCTTCAATGGCCTTGTATTTACATCATTTATCCTCCCTTATTGGACTGGGGAGATTCTAGAGGGCAAACCTGATGACGGAATCCTTGAGGCTTGTTACTACGAAACctagaagagaaaagagacttTGAAGGAGGTATGAAAACTGGATTCGGATCTGTGAATAGTGGCACTTTCACTTTTACTTATACTTTCTCAATAAATCTTGAAGTTATGGTTTGTACCCCTCACgattatatatagcctagGATGTGCCCATATCTTATACTCGCTGGCAAGTTTATCACAAGCAAACATGTCGTCCGCGCTATATTTCTTGACTTCGTCTTGCGTTATTTCCCTCCTCCAGCTGGTCTTGCACGCTGTACCACCTCCGAATCGTGGTCCTACCCAAATGTCAAGCGTGAACACCACCATCACGGTCAACAACAAAAccctctcatcctcttccggGTTTGTCTCGGTGGATATCCTGAGCATGTCGGAGCTTTCAGAACTCAAGCGCGTGGTACTTCACTGTGAGACTTCTTtgatccttgttcttgttgatcAGTATCCCGTATACTAACCGATACGCAGTTGTTCTCATTGGAATTACCATCGTGACAGCTATAGCAAACACTGTCCTGGCCCTGGCAGTATCACGCAAGATTCAACGTCCCCAGACTATCGATGAAGAAGGTAGATTAGCATCATCCTACTCCTTGGTCCGTAGTTTACGACTCAAAGACTAACAATCTCTTTCTAGTACCCGAGCCCGTCAAGATCTACGCTGCGGGACTGAATCGTAACATCTGGGTCCTCGTAGGCTTGCAAATATGTCTCATGTTCAGCTCATCAGCGTTCCGGTCGAAGCGCTGCAAAGAGAAC carries:
- a CDS encoding hypothetical protein (SECRETED:SignalP(1-23)~TransMembrane:3 (n4-19c23/24o71-95i124-142o162-180i)), which encodes MSSALYFLTSSCVISLLQLVLHAVPPPNRGPTQMSSVNTTITVNNKTLSSSSGFVSVDILSMSELSELKRVVLHFVLIGITIVTAIANTVLALAVSRKIQRPQTIDEEVPEPVKIYAAGLNRNIWVLVGLQICLMFSSSAFRSKRCKENRTGRKGDGAGHDFMCFFFIFITMLFQAWNLWRFSRKYAPPRDEAIELNDYPSPVAPVVPEDDQVCRQEQSVPAPPYAAHVRQPV